Proteins from one Verrucomicrobiaceae bacterium genomic window:
- a CDS encoding response regulator — protein sequence MELPTVTITREPTLSPNSLLLIDDEPHVLAVGKAILSSQGFSVICATSGEQALDLIRHAHSIGKSYAAALLDLTMPGGASGFDVLEMIRAVNTDLPVIACSGYFQEDARELCQAIGFYDILSKPFHIETLAITVRRAINGEAAPRSVAAPAFASAPITQWG from the coding sequence ATGGAACTCCCCACCGTCACCATCACTCGTGAGCCTACACTAAGCCCGAACAGCCTCCTGCTGATCGATGACGAGCCCCATGTCCTCGCCGTCGGCAAAGCGATCCTCTCCTCCCAGGGCTTTAGCGTCATCTGCGCCACCTCTGGTGAGCAGGCACTCGACCTCATCCGCCATGCACACAGCATCGGCAAAAGCTACGCCGCCGCCTTGCTCGACCTCACCATGCCTGGCGGTGCCTCTGGCTTCGATGTGCTCGAAATGATCCGCGCCGTAAACACGGACCTACCCGTCATCGCCTGCAGTGGCTACTTCCAAGAAGACGCCCGCGAGCTCTGCCAGGCCATCGGCTTCTACGACATCCTCTCCAAGCCTTTCCATATCGAAACCCTCGCCATCACCGTGCGTCGCGCCATCAACGGTGAGGCAGCTCCCCGCAGTGTCGCCGCACCCGCGTTCGCCTCTGCCCCGATCACACAATGGGGCTGA
- a CDS encoding type II/IV secretion system protein: MPALLNIPNTAQSASKSFGEASSPSAPNIDNRPAAILSIEGLALQHNMIPLTLLRESCSPEAERMVRKLGRVPYVADPWLPITTLGPLLVMAHHNPRAGDLWGVPPFLVIKVLITAEQYQNTRKELVQRFGQMPINQSNTIESLQPANFKELGLEGTYQWLLAHYPYEPSEITKLNGFYEAQKGKADKLAITHFNVMQRNLGIALQHLVSGGKQMVFSAAEAQRQNHFPLPLLERHCVYPIYIGKNVVFMLSDSGDCYRFEDEWVSMGHPVVKIVPVLADLATIRDAINRAGATFDKSGVADMESVTLSVVDDANVVEIYPDDMNAINPQAQGVAPEDLVKWALYTAIRCRASDLHLEKFYSFTRFRARMDGCMKTILTAHESQLNRFVALIKNWAGMSQTRAECQDGRLALSIGKRRVDVRIAAVPTRREFQKVIMRFLDKQDGVKRLSDFNLGQRQIDILTRTMQRDQGLVLVTGPTGSGKTTTLYALLNSVNDEGVNIQTIEDPIEYEIEGINQTQTNNSRGLDFANGLRSLLRADPDIILIGESRDAETAGAAVNAALTGHLVLTTLHANDSLRAITRLLSMGVEKYLLSDSIALSQAQRLARRLCTYCKQPIPVPQEVQELLAKQQVITAPVTTPIFQARGCDECHNTGYSGRVALMEICEVSTELRDLIEEAAPMSAMRAAAFKTGFRSLYQEGLVQVLAGHTSLDEIKCLSYTAM, encoded by the coding sequence ATGCCCGCCCTTCTCAACATTCCCAATACGGCACAATCCGCCTCCAAATCCTTTGGAGAAGCGAGTAGTCCGTCTGCGCCAAATATCGACAATCGACCCGCCGCGATCCTTTCCATCGAAGGACTCGCACTCCAACATAACATGATCCCTCTCACGCTGCTGCGTGAGAGCTGCTCCCCCGAAGCGGAGCGAATGGTGCGCAAGCTCGGCCGCGTGCCGTATGTGGCCGATCCGTGGCTACCGATCACGACTCTGGGGCCACTACTCGTCATGGCCCATCATAATCCCAGGGCCGGAGATCTCTGGGGCGTGCCGCCATTCCTGGTCATCAAGGTACTCATCACCGCCGAGCAGTATCAAAACACACGCAAAGAGCTGGTGCAGCGCTTTGGCCAGATGCCGATCAATCAGAGCAACACGATCGAGTCTCTCCAGCCGGCCAATTTCAAAGAGCTGGGGCTCGAAGGCACCTATCAATGGCTACTAGCACATTATCCCTACGAACCTTCTGAGATCACCAAGCTCAACGGCTTTTACGAAGCGCAGAAGGGCAAGGCAGACAAACTCGCCATCACGCATTTCAATGTGATGCAGCGTAATTTGGGCATCGCATTGCAGCACCTCGTCAGTGGTGGCAAGCAGATGGTCTTCAGTGCTGCGGAGGCCCAGCGCCAAAATCATTTCCCCCTGCCCTTGCTGGAGCGTCACTGCGTCTATCCCATCTACATCGGCAAGAATGTCGTCTTCATGCTCAGTGACTCGGGTGATTGCTATCGCTTCGAGGATGAGTGGGTCTCCATGGGCCATCCCGTCGTCAAAATCGTGCCCGTCCTGGCCGATCTGGCCACCATCCGTGATGCCATCAACCGTGCCGGGGCCACCTTCGATAAAAGTGGCGTCGCTGACATGGAGAGCGTCACGCTCAGCGTCGTGGATGATGCCAATGTCGTCGAGATCTACCCCGATGACATGAACGCCATCAATCCCCAGGCACAGGGCGTCGCGCCGGAGGATTTGGTGAAGTGGGCACTCTACACAGCCATCCGCTGCCGTGCCTCCGACTTGCATCTGGAGAAATTTTACAGCTTCACCCGATTCCGTGCCCGCATGGACGGCTGCATGAAGACCATCCTCACCGCGCATGAGAGCCAGCTCAATCGCTTCGTCGCCCTGATCAAAAACTGGGCCGGCATGAGCCAGACCCGCGCAGAGTGCCAAGATGGCCGCCTCGCACTCTCGATCGGCAAGCGCCGCGTGGATGTCCGTATCGCTGCGGTGCCCACTCGCCGCGAGTTCCAGAAGGTCATCATGCGCTTCCTCGACAAGCAGGATGGCGTGAAGCGCCTCAGCGACTTCAACCTCGGCCAGCGGCAGATCGACATCCTGACCCGCACCATGCAGCGGGATCAGGGCCTCGTCCTCGTCACTGGCCCTACTGGATCGGGTAAAACGACCACGCTTTATGCCCTGCTCAACAGCGTCAATGACGAAGGCGTCAACATCCAGACCATCGAGGACCCCATCGAGTACGAGATCGAAGGCATCAATCAGACGCAGACGAACAACTCCCGCGGGCTCGATTTCGCCAACGGCCTCCGCTCCCTCCTCCGTGCTGACCCAGACATCATCCTCATCGGTGAATCACGCGATGCCGAAACTGCGGGTGCCGCTGTGAATGCCGCCCTCACCGGCCATCTGGTGCTCACCACTCTCCACGCGAACGATTCCCTCCGCGCCATCACCCGACTGCTGAGCATGGGCGTGGAAAAATACCTCCTCTCCGACTCCATCGCCCTCTCCCAGGCCCAGCGACTCGCCCGCAGGCTCTGCACCTATTGCAAACAGCCCATCCCCGTGCCGCAAGAGGTACAGGAGCTCCTCGCCAAGCAACAAGTCATCACCGCACCCGTCACCACACCCATCTTTCAGGCCCGTGGCTGCGATGAGTGTCATAACACCGGCTACTCAGGCCGTGTCGCCCTCATGGAGATCTGTGAAGTCAGCACCGAGCTACGCGACCTCATCGAAGAAGCTGCTCCCATGTCCGCCATGCGTGCTGCCGCCTTCAAGACCGGCTTCCGCTCCCTTTACCAAGAGGGCCTCGTCCAGGTCCTCGCCGGGCATACCTCACTCGATGAGATCAAGTGCCTCAGCTACACCGCCATGTGA
- a CDS encoding type II secretion system protein codes for MRFFARSTSEICSARPLRGRSGFSMSELVIVISILGVLSGLAVSGYGNLLESSKAVLAQERVEALNQSVYRFAEENFEQTFPRMNGSAVDETAVLQMLQYENPEPENPARQRSMPAAPYYDPRYRPVATAETDTYRIRWTGRMYELIRNGSTGIGLLMNFDGSDFTTPYTYPESYRMSGR; via the coding sequence ATGCGCTTTTTCGCCCGCTCAACTTCCGAAATCTGCTCCGCCCGCCCTTTGCGCGGACGCAGTGGTTTTTCAATGTCGGAGCTGGTCATCGTTATCTCCATCCTCGGCGTCTTGAGTGGGCTGGCCGTGTCTGGTTATGGAAATCTGCTGGAAAGCTCCAAGGCCGTGCTGGCTCAGGAGCGAGTGGAGGCACTCAACCAATCGGTGTACCGTTTTGCAGAAGAAAACTTCGAGCAGACCTTCCCACGTATGAATGGTAGCGCGGTGGACGAGACAGCGGTCTTGCAGATGCTGCAATACGAGAACCCCGAGCCTGAAAATCCGGCACGTCAGCGCTCCATGCCTGCGGCCCCTTATTACGATCCACGCTATCGCCCCGTGGCCACAGCTGAGACGGATACTTACCGCATCCGCTGGACCGGACGCATGTATGAACTGATCCGCAATGGCAGCACCGGTATCGGGCTGCTGATGAACTTCGACGGATCGGACTTCACGACTCCTTACACCTATCCAGAATCCTATCGGATGTCCGGCAGATGA
- a CDS encoding prepilin-type N-terminal cleavage/methylation domain-containing protein, with the protein MNTPTRLTIWPAVWSTQSLRRAFSLVEMMACVSIIGIVAFMAIPSVTRMHSESIRKNAISKCEGLNMAKASFIQMYGRTQANAVWQAKNDQQRYDLLRPYLSFAEALFINYMPEGFSTNLSDNSLLNLSKVPLVNSTSNESISY; encoded by the coding sequence ATGAATACCCCTACCCGACTAACAATATGGCCCGCTGTGTGGAGCACACAGAGTCTGCGCCGCGCCTTCTCCCTGGTGGAGATGATGGCCTGCGTGTCGATCATCGGCATCGTGGCTTTCATGGCCATCCCATCGGTCACGCGCATGCACTCAGAAAGCATCCGCAAGAACGCCATCTCGAAGTGTGAAGGGCTGAACATGGCGAAAGCCAGCTTCATCCAGATGTATGGCCGCACCCAGGCCAATGCGGTGTGGCAGGCGAAAAATGACCAGCAGCGCTATGACCTGCTGCGCCCCTACCTCTCCTTCGCAGAGGCTCTTTTCATCAATTACATGCCAGAAGGCTTCAGCACGAACCTGTCGGACAACAGCCTGCTGAATCTCTCCAAGGTGCCGCTGGTGAATTCCACGTCGAACGAAAGCATCTCCTACTGA
- a CDS encoding fused MFS/spermidine synthase: MRRVAPSPILFSLILSLLSLLSAFLLFQVQPLISKYILPWFGGSPGVWTTCMLFFQITLFLGYTYAHILGRLPGRRQAIIHLTMLAFAAALLPIIPTDAWKPAADGAEPSWRILTLLLVCVGLPYFMLSSTSPLVQVWFTRGMPGSSPWRLYALSNIGSLVALLSFPFFFEPRWDVETLAKAWSWAFGGYAVLTLAALWLDRCRTDAAENSAQEKVPVLDEPPSLWRRMMWVFLPALASAVLLGATSHVSRDVAVIPFMWVVPLSLYLVTFIICFEREAWYARVPLLWALPALPILFLTCTMENLQKESNGWDKVTTWLSANESWLQPVLGEDLENFELDPNYAFELGWAFAAMFLACMICHGELARLKPSPSRLTSFYLHMSAGGALGGLFVSLAAPKLFVTHAEWPGGLMVAFFVACVVLLRGFWCGLERRLPRNLLFAIMGLVMAAGLLWMGRLGFKDTENRLELVRNFYGTLMVSEWNAGEEGHSRELSNGGIVHGQQNLDATSRRVPTSYYGHETGIGLALDSLKLKPDARVGVVGMGAGTVACYAESGQTYRFYDINPDVPRLAQKHFSYLPDLQARGAKLEIVVSDARLALENEPSQQFDVLLLDAFTGDSVPAHLLTREAFAIYQRHMKPDGIIAVHITNSYLRLAPLMENTAADVGYKTLRITTETDHLDQETTDYILFTNNAAFLSAHAPQPPSDDELEKEALIHPRVWTDRHHDLFQILMLDLE; this comes from the coding sequence ATGCGCCGCGTAGCTCCCTCCCCCATCCTTTTTTCGCTCATTTTGAGTCTTTTGAGCCTTCTGAGTGCTTTTTTGCTCTTCCAGGTCCAGCCGCTGATCAGCAAATACATCCTGCCCTGGTTTGGCGGCAGTCCAGGGGTGTGGACGACGTGCATGCTCTTCTTCCAGATCACGCTCTTTTTGGGCTACACCTATGCCCATATCCTGGGGCGGCTGCCGGGCCGCAGGCAGGCCATCATTCACCTCACGATGTTGGCATTCGCAGCGGCACTGTTGCCGATCATCCCGACAGATGCCTGGAAGCCTGCCGCAGACGGTGCAGAGCCGAGCTGGCGAATCCTTACTCTACTGCTGGTGTGTGTGGGGCTGCCGTATTTCATGCTCTCTAGTACCAGTCCGCTGGTGCAGGTGTGGTTCACGCGTGGCATGCCGGGTAGCAGCCCTTGGCGGCTCTATGCGCTGTCGAATATCGGCTCCCTAGTGGCGCTGTTGAGCTTTCCTTTCTTTTTTGAGCCGCGTTGGGATGTGGAGACTTTGGCAAAGGCGTGGTCCTGGGCTTTTGGGGGGTATGCCGTGCTCACTTTGGCAGCACTGTGGCTAGACCGCTGCCGCACGGATGCTGCGGAAAATTCTGCGCAGGAAAAAGTACCCGTTTTGGATGAGCCCCCTTCATTGTGGCGGCGGATGATGTGGGTTTTTCTGCCTGCATTGGCCAGTGCGGTGCTGCTGGGGGCTACCAGCCATGTTTCCCGCGATGTGGCGGTGATCCCCTTTATGTGGGTGGTGCCGCTGAGTCTGTACCTGGTGACTTTCATCATCTGCTTTGAGCGGGAGGCCTGGTATGCGAGGGTGCCGCTGCTGTGGGCTCTACCTGCGCTGCCCATCCTCTTTCTCACCTGCACGATGGAGAATCTGCAAAAGGAGTCGAACGGCTGGGACAAGGTCACTACCTGGCTCTCAGCGAACGAATCCTGGCTCCAGCCTGTGCTGGGAGAGGATTTGGAGAATTTTGAGCTCGATCCGAATTACGCCTTCGAGCTGGGCTGGGCCTTTGCGGCGATGTTCCTCGCCTGCATGATCTGTCATGGCGAGCTGGCTCGGCTGAAGCCCAGCCCGAGCCGTCTCACGAGCTTTTACCTCCACATGTCTGCTGGGGGAGCTCTCGGGGGGCTTTTTGTCAGCCTAGCGGCCCCGAAACTCTTTGTGACGCATGCGGAGTGGCCCGGTGGGCTGATGGTGGCCTTCTTTGTGGCCTGCGTGGTGCTGCTGCGTGGTTTTTGGTGCGGTCTGGAGCGGCGTCTGCCCCGGAATCTTCTGTTTGCCATCATGGGCCTAGTCATGGCGGCAGGCCTGCTGTGGATGGGCCGCCTCGGCTTCAAAGACACGGAGAATCGCCTGGAGCTGGTGCGTAACTTTTATGGGACGCTGATGGTTTCTGAGTGGAATGCGGGGGAGGAGGGGCATTCGCGTGAGTTGAGCAATGGTGGCATCGTCCACGGTCAGCAAAATCTGGATGCGACCTCCCGGCGTGTGCCCACGAGCTATTATGGGCATGAGACGGGTATCGGCTTGGCTCTCGATAGCTTAAAGCTCAAGCCGGATGCCCGCGTGGGCGTCGTCGGCATGGGGGCGGGCACGGTGGCCTGCTACGCGGAGAGCGGCCAGACGTACCGCTTTTACGACATCAATCCCGATGTGCCACGCCTCGCGCAGAAGCACTTCTCCTACCTCCCAGACCTCCAGGCACGCGGGGCGAAGCTGGAGATCGTCGTCAGTGATGCACGTCTAGCCCTGGAAAATGAGCCCTCGCAGCAGTTTGATGTGCTGCTGCTGGATGCCTTCACTGGCGACTCCGTGCCCGCACACCTGCTCACCCGTGAGGCTTTCGCCATCTACCAGCGCCACATGAAGCCCGATGGCATCATCGCCGTCCACATCACCAACAGCTACCTCCGCCTCGCGCCACTCATGGAGAATACCGCCGCCGATGTCGGCTACAAGACCCTGCGCATCACCACGGAGACCGATCACCTCGATCAGGAGACGACCGACTACATCCTCTTTACCAACAACGCGGCCTTTCTCTCCGCGCATGCCCCCCAGCCGCCCTCGGATGACGAATTGGAAAAGGAGGCCCTCATCCACCCCCGAGTCTGGACAGACCGCCATCACGACCTTTTCCAGATTCTCATGCTCGATCTGGAATGA
- a CDS encoding protein kinase codes for MSLPDIAGHELQDLVGSGRCGAVYRAIAGGKACAVKVFSSMAINRKALSTTLRSLQQIPRHRGILSVESFNFDKSPYYSVMPLVGVMTKDSDGRRLWQTPTLEASCTGLPADQAWRYIYETSDALSWLHKHGLPHGNLRPANVLLEDDAESSIRIADAAQGWIGGIHHLDIHDHFVHLCPDQIENPDGVFAGYGASWDVYSFGVLAYRLLTGTLPRGQKAWDDQLARANQAASTGHPYQISGAAVIAAIRAQPKITWPHPAQSKWEDRRRNIIERCLDLNPAERWTDAREIVREFEVLESDYLLEESREQTTAERVRQVKKVRSLQAAAAILLGGLALTILYGFMTLRRAQNAEMTINTLHSSHKTETDGLHTQITTLTGERDQARTAKLTADTNLQHSQSAVDQFLTQLLQTPSGNHLEAEFSRERLQDALSFCTRGLPALENDPSLGVERLRAYGNIGQIHLRLHDTAQAITFLTKARDQADSLIKEGKNSAQTPLYQQWLGRYSLLLSDIRTREGRHADSLSLLRDATANLDSGLAADPKNRLARDESARAWLEYGLRCQRNGDSADAETALSRIPVILDPQLLGGDLLGDEKFILARARYGKGISQRDSGKIPEALDTLIESVKEMGQLVLGSSPRNQDQALLLAEGYTELADLIARHFSAADAKEAHNQAVPILLELNRLLPEWADVKYLLARNYGALASLSRDAGQPGEASKKKQDAIELVNEILADDKNNVRYQFLLAKLLGEYSEIVSDLGRAATALPYVQKAIASIEGLIAAQPVGGTKLSPERKMWESQLAQLYGTLGHTSEAAGKKTEAKEAFQKALVIWERLAPASPGDEVVQTALTWSKERLSKLR; via the coding sequence ATGAGCCTGCCCGACATCGCTGGACATGAACTCCAAGACCTCGTGGGCAGTGGCCGCTGCGGAGCCGTTTACCGCGCCATCGCTGGTGGCAAAGCCTGTGCGGTCAAAGTCTTCAGCAGCATGGCCATCAACCGCAAGGCCCTCTCCACCACCCTGCGGTCCCTCCAGCAAATCCCACGCCACCGTGGCATCCTCAGCGTGGAGAGCTTTAATTTCGACAAAAGCCCCTACTACAGTGTCATGCCCCTCGTCGGCGTCATGACCAAGGACAGCGATGGCCGCCGCCTCTGGCAGACGCCCACCCTGGAGGCCTCCTGCACCGGCCTACCTGCGGATCAGGCCTGGCGTTACATCTACGAGACCTCAGATGCCCTCTCCTGGCTGCATAAGCACGGCCTCCCCCACGGCAATCTGCGTCCCGCCAATGTCCTCCTCGAAGACGATGCCGAGTCCTCCATCCGCATCGCAGATGCGGCCCAGGGCTGGATCGGTGGCATCCACCACCTCGACATCCACGACCACTTCGTCCACCTCTGCCCCGATCAAATCGAGAACCCCGACGGTGTCTTTGCCGGCTACGGAGCCTCCTGGGATGTCTATTCCTTCGGCGTCCTCGCCTACCGGCTCCTCACAGGCACCCTCCCCCGTGGGCAAAAAGCCTGGGACGACCAGCTCGCCCGTGCCAATCAGGCCGCCAGCACCGGCCATCCCTACCAGATCAGCGGTGCCGCAGTCATCGCCGCCATCCGCGCCCAGCCGAAGATCACCTGGCCGCACCCCGCCCAGTCCAAATGGGAAGACCGCCGCCGCAACATCATCGAGCGCTGCCTTGACCTCAATCCTGCCGAGCGCTGGACCGACGCACGCGAGATCGTCCGCGAGTTCGAGGTGCTCGAAAGCGATTACCTCCTCGAAGAATCCCGCGAGCAGACCACCGCCGAGCGTGTCCGCCAGGTCAAAAAAGTCCGCAGCCTCCAGGCCGCTGCCGCCATCCTCCTCGGCGGGCTCGCACTCACCATCCTCTACGGATTCATGACCCTGCGCCGTGCTCAGAACGCAGAGATGACCATCAACACCCTGCACAGCAGCCACAAAACAGAAACCGACGGCCTCCACACCCAGATCACCACCCTCACCGGCGAGCGTGATCAGGCCCGCACCGCCAAGCTCACCGCCGACACCAATCTCCAGCACTCCCAGAGCGCCGTCGATCAATTCCTCACCCAGCTCCTCCAGACACCTTCGGGCAACCACCTCGAAGCAGAATTCTCCCGCGAGCGGCTCCAAGACGCCCTCAGCTTCTGCACCCGTGGCCTCCCCGCATTGGAAAACGACCCCAGCCTCGGCGTCGAGCGACTCCGCGCCTACGGCAACATCGGCCAGATCCACCTCCGCCTCCACGACACCGCCCAGGCCATCACCTTCCTCACCAAAGCACGCGATCAGGCGGACTCACTCATCAAAGAAGGCAAAAACTCTGCCCAGACACCCCTCTACCAGCAGTGGCTCGGGCGTTACAGCCTCCTCCTCTCCGACATCCGCACTCGTGAAGGTCGCCATGCAGACTCCCTCTCCCTCCTGCGTGATGCCACCGCCAACCTCGACAGTGGACTCGCCGCCGATCCGAAAAATCGCCTCGCCCGCGACGAATCCGCCCGCGCTTGGCTCGAATACGGCCTCCGCTGTCAGCGCAATGGCGACTCCGCCGATGCAGAGACCGCCCTCTCTCGCATCCCCGTCATCCTGGACCCACAGCTCCTCGGTGGAGATCTCCTCGGCGATGAAAAATTCATCCTCGCCCGTGCTCGCTACGGCAAAGGCATCAGCCAACGCGACTCCGGTAAAATCCCAGAAGCCCTCGACACTCTCATCGAAAGCGTCAAAGAAATGGGCCAGCTCGTCCTCGGCAGCAGTCCACGCAATCAGGACCAAGCTCTCCTCCTTGCCGAAGGCTACACCGAGCTCGCCGACCTCATCGCACGCCACTTCAGTGCCGCAGATGCCAAAGAAGCCCACAACCAAGCTGTACCCATCCTCCTAGAGCTCAATCGCCTTCTCCCCGAGTGGGCAGATGTGAAATACCTCCTCGCTCGCAACTACGGAGCCCTCGCCTCCCTCTCCCGCGATGCCGGGCAGCCCGGCGAGGCCAGCAAAAAGAAGCAAGACGCCATCGAGCTCGTGAACGAAATCCTCGCCGACGACAAAAACAACGTCCGCTACCAATTCCTCCTCGCCAAGCTCCTCGGTGAATACAGCGAGATCGTCTCCGACCTCGGCCGTGCCGCCACCGCACTCCCCTACGTCCAAAAAGCCATCGCCTCCATCGAGGGCCTCATCGCCGCCCAGCCAGTAGGTGGCACCAAGCTCTCCCCCGAGCGCAAAATGTGGGAAAGCCAGCTCGCCCAGCTCTATGGCACCCTCGGACACACCAGTGAGGCTGCCGGCAAAAAAACAGAGGCCAAAGAAGCCTTCCAAAAAGCCCTCGTCATCTGGGAGCGGCTCGCACCCGCCTCACCTGGAGATGAAGTCGTCCAAACCGCCCTCACCTGGAGCAAAGAACGCCTCTCCAAGCTCCGCTGA